A genomic segment from Oncorhynchus keta strain PuntledgeMale-10-30-2019 chromosome 9, Oket_V2, whole genome shotgun sequence encodes:
- the LOC118378020 gene encoding E3 ubiquitin/ISG15 ligase TRIM25-like, with translation MAQQGVLLDQDKLCCSVCLDLLKEPVAIPCGHSYCRSCIEGYWDQDDQGIYSCPQCNQTFTPRPTLRKNNMLDEVVETLKKTGLQAAPPPLCYVGPGDVACDFCTGTRKQKSLMSCLVCLVSYCETHLQPHYDVPGLKKHKLVKATSQLQEKICSHHEQPLEVYCRTDQQCICYHCVMYEHKGHDTVSAAAQRTEIQRSANAAVDDSERIFAELIHSMEERRSEVKELIRAQEKAEVSRAQGLLEPLKQELVELRRRDAELEKLSHTEDHIHFLQSYQSLSSPSVSSDLPSIIVCPLQYFGDVNKYVSELRVKVEELLKGEWTKISTTGIACHNNHSPQTKAALQQDDPMEDKDRGQEVKRREIPVGNLVDVDNTPVAKSLHGDSERERDGERKKEEERQKHKEMESEKKRDGGREVEMDGARVGERGGTTEREMEGVREEAMDIGWENKRDGTREGVRGEEEKRSCCCLSQLKKVPECHKELEPLSFSRTHNVLIDVNEFPHERTLKPHSGRHVWHSDFVKMPCSPESLMKTGWVTSSEGSRWKVVSKQLESLANKTTASVGDVEKAIKKYNPKYENQWSFDALHTFVQKSPKEEKYYTSVFPKIAELASSLPHDIKKVTT, from the exons ATGGCTCAGCAGGGAGTTCTACTGGACCAGGACAAGttatgttgttctgtctgtctggatctaCTGAAGGAGCCAGTGGCTATTCCCTGtggacacagttactgtagaagttGTATTGAGGGCTACTGGGATCAGGACGATCAGGGCATCTACAGCTGTCCTCAGTGCAATCAGACCTTCACTCCAAGGCCTACTCTGAGGAAAAATAACATGTTGGATGAGGTGGTGGAGACACTGAAGAAGACAGGACTCCAGGCTGCTCCCCCTCCTCTGTGCTATGTTGGACCTGGAGATGTGGCGTGTGATTTCTGCACTGGGACCAGAAAGCAGAAATCCCTCATGTCCTGTCTGGTGTGTCTGGTGTCTTACTGTGAGACTCACCTCCAGCCTCACTATGATGTTCCTGGACTAAAGAAACACAAGCTGGTGAAAGCCACCTCACAACTACAGGAGAAGATCTGCTCTCATCATGAACAACCGCTGGAGGTTTACTGTCGTACCGATCAACAGTGCATCTGTTATCATTGTGTGATGTATGAACATAAAGGCCATGATACAGTGTCAGCTGCAGCACAGAGGACTGAGATACAG cGTTCTGCAAATGCAGCAGTGGATGACAGTGAGAGGATCTTTGCTGAACTGATCCACTCCATGGAGGAAAGGCGCTCTGAGGTGAAGGAGCTGATCAGAGCTCAGGAGAAGGCTGAAGTGAGTCGTGCTCAAGGTCTTCTGGAGCCACTGAAACAGGAGCTAGTTgagctgaggaggagagatgCTGAGCTGGAGAAACTCTCACACACAGAGGATCACATCCATTTCCTTCAG agtTATCAATCTCTCTCCAGTCCCAGTGTATCTTCAGACTTGCCCAGCATCATTGTCTGTCCTCTTCAGTACTTTGGAGATGTGAATAAGTATGTGTCTGAGCTGAGAGTGAAAGTAGAAGAACTCCTTAAAGGAGAATGGACCAAGATCTCCACTACAG ggatAGCATGTCATAACAACCACAGCCCCCAGACGAAAGCTGCTTTGCAGCAAGACGACCCCATGGAGGACAAGGACAGGGGTCAGGAGGTCAAACGCCGCGAGATCCCTGTTGGAAACTTGGTCGACGTTGATAACACTCCGGTCGCCAAATCACTGCatggagacagtgagagagaaagggatggagaaaggaagaaagaggaagaaagacagAAACATAAGGAAATGGAAAGTGAGAAAAAGAGGGATGGCGGGAGGGAAGTTGAAATGGATGGAGcaagggtaggagagaggggtggaacaactgaaagagagatggagggggtgagggaagaAGCGATGGATATAGGGTGGGAAAACAAGAGGGATGGAAcaagagaaggagtgaggggtgaggaggagaagaggtcgTGCTGCTGTCTCTCTCAGCTGAAGAAAGTCCCTGAGTGTCACAAGGAGCTGGAGCCGCTGTCCTTCAGCAGAACTCACAACGTCCTCATAGAT GTGAATGAGTTCCCCCATGAAAGGACATTAAAACCTCATTCTGGACGTCATGTGTGGCACAGTGACTTTGTTAAGATGCCCTGCTCACCAGAAAGCCTCATGAAGACTGGATGG GTAACCAGCTCTGAGGGAAGTCGGTGGAAGGTGGTCTCTAAACAGCTGGAGAGTCTGGCCAATAAGACCACTGCATCAGTGGGTGACGTAGag AAAGCCATAAAGAAATACAACCCAAAGTATGAAAATCAATGGTCCTTTGATGCCCTGCATACCTTTGTTCAG aAATCACCCAAAGAAGAGAAATACTACACGTCTGTTTTTCCGAAGATAGCAGAGCTGGCCTCCAGCCTGCCTCACGATATCAAGAAGGTAACAACATAG